The proteins below are encoded in one region of Fimbriimonadaceae bacterium:
- a CDS encoding M20/M25/M40 family metallo-hydrolase: protein MVEEQRLVSLFKDLCLINAPALHEKKCVAFVRRHLEAMGLEVWEDDAGSRIGGDANNLIARLPGTMGSAPRIFLSAHFDTVEPTEGLVIEERDGVFTSDGKTILGADDKAGMAPAIEAVQCLIESGEPHGDVYLLFSCAEEIGLKGADAMNLDDLKLDFGFVLDTGPPVGTFVTRTATHDRLEFTVYGRPAHAGKDPENGINAISVAADAISKLKVGRLGPETTNNLGIISGGTAVNVVCPMVLVRGEARSTDTEELDRVVDRMVKEFERAAREWETKVEVVHDRHYGAYDVPHDAKVVQVGQNAARRLGMTGELRTTLGGSDANVFNAKGVPTIVLGTGMEKIHTHEERVSRQALVETARLAYEILLEAAR from the coding sequence ATGGTTGAAGAACAAAGGCTGGTCTCCCTTTTCAAAGACCTCTGCCTGATCAATGCCCCCGCCCTGCACGAGAAGAAGTGCGTGGCCTTCGTCCGGCGGCATTTGGAGGCGATGGGGCTGGAAGTTTGGGAGGACGACGCCGGAAGCAGGATCGGGGGCGACGCGAACAACCTCATCGCGCGCCTGCCCGGCACGATGGGCAGCGCGCCCCGCATCTTCTTGAGCGCCCACTTCGACACGGTGGAGCCGACCGAGGGTCTTGTGATCGAAGAGCGCGACGGCGTGTTCACTTCGGACGGGAAGACCATCCTGGGCGCGGACGACAAAGCGGGGATGGCTCCCGCGATCGAGGCCGTGCAGTGCCTGATCGAATCGGGCGAGCCCCACGGCGACGTCTACCTGCTCTTCAGCTGCGCGGAGGAGATCGGCCTGAAAGGCGCGGACGCCATGAACCTGGACGACTTGAAGCTGGACTTCGGGTTCGTTTTAGACACAGGCCCGCCCGTCGGCACCTTCGTCACCCGCACCGCGACCCACGACCGGCTTGAGTTCACCGTTTATGGGCGCCCGGCCCACGCGGGCAAGGACCCCGAGAACGGGATCAACGCCATCAGCGTCGCGGCCGACGCGATCAGCAAGCTCAAGGTCGGCCGCCTGGGGCCAGAGACCACGAACAACCTCGGCATCATCAGCGGCGGCACGGCCGTGAACGTTGTCTGCCCGATGGTGTTGGTGCGCGGCGAAGCCCGCAGCACGGACACGGAGGAACTGGACCGTGTGGTCGACCGCATGGTCAAAGAATTCGAGCGCGCCGCCCGCGAATGGGAGACCAAGGTGGAAGTGGTCCACGACCGGCACTACGGCGCCTACGACGTGCCGCACGACGCCAAGGTCGTGCAGGTGGGGCAGAACGCGGCACGGCGGCTTGGCATGACCGGCGAACTCCGCACGACCTTGGGCGGCAGCGACGCCAACGTCTTCAACGCTAAGGGCGTGCCGACAATCGTGCTGGGAACGGGCATGGAGAAGATCCACACCCACGAGGAGCGGGTCAGTCGCCAGGCACTTGTCGAGACCGCCCGTCTCGCCTATGAAATCCTTCTGGAGGCGGCTCGGTAA
- a CDS encoding (2Fe-2S)-binding protein: MATHKVFVEGFGEYVVEEGTKLVLALERNGVDISHRCGGNARCTTCRVTFSTPEPPMGEKERQSLDEDGVLGQFRLSCQIRVDRDMTVRPMMLASEQGWDPGIEVEE; this comes from the coding sequence GTGGCGACGCACAAGGTCTTTGTCGAGGGTTTTGGAGAGTACGTGGTCGAGGAGGGCACAAAGCTCGTCCTCGCCCTGGAGCGGAACGGGGTGGACATCAGCCACCGGTGCGGCGGGAACGCGCGCTGCACGACCTGCAGGGTGACCTTCTCCACTCCGGAGCCGCCGATGGGCGAGAAAGAGCGCCAGAGCCTTGACGAGGACGGCGTGCTCGGCCAATTCCGCCTGAGCTGCCAGATCCGGGTCGACCGCGACATGACGGTGAGACCGATGATGCTCGCGAGCGAGCAAGGCTGGGACCCGGGCATCGAGGTCGAGGAGTGA
- a CDS encoding adenine phosphoribosyltransferase, with amino-acid sequence MSELLAAKLIRDVPDFPKQGIIFKDITPVLQNAAAAQEAIDLLAADARDRGAEAIVGIESRGFVFGVPVALQLGIPFSMARKLGKLPYSRITEEYALEYGTNTIEMHTDAVDPGQRVYIVDDLLATGGTAAASARLIERLDASVCGFGFLVELLFLEGRKNLLGYPICSLIKF; translated from the coding sequence ATGTCTGAGCTGCTCGCGGCCAAACTGATCCGGGACGTCCCCGATTTCCCAAAGCAAGGGATCATCTTCAAGGACATCACGCCGGTGCTGCAGAACGCGGCCGCCGCCCAGGAGGCGATCGACCTTCTGGCCGCGGACGCGCGGGACCGGGGTGCGGAGGCCATCGTCGGGATCGAGAGCCGGGGCTTCGTCTTCGGCGTGCCGGTCGCCCTGCAACTCGGCATCCCCTTCTCGATGGCGCGCAAGCTCGGAAAGCTGCCCTATTCGCGCATCACCGAGGAATATGCGCTGGAATACGGCACGAACACGATCGAGATGCACACGGACGCGGTCGACCCTGGCCAGCGGGTCTACATCGTGGACGACCTCTTGGCGACGGGGGGCACGGCCGCCGCTTCGGCAAGGTTGATCGAGCGGCTCGACGCGAGCGTCTGCGGCTTTGGCTTTCTGGTAGAGCTGTTGTTCCTCGAAGGCCGCAAAAATTTGCTGGGATATCCGATCTGCTCGCTGATCAAGTTCTGA
- the miaA gene encoding tRNA (adenosine(37)-N6)-dimethylallyltransferase MiaA, with the protein MQDPWLAAVMGPTGSGKTALAESLAEATGALLVNADAFQIYRGFDIGTNKPEDRARYHLIDIRDPGEEFGVGEWVLLAQAVLTRAFQDQRPIVVVGGTGFYIRALFEEYVDLRRPPDPAVRAELMAREQKEGLAALVEDLLHRDPETSVDLRNPVRVRRALERLSTPKDIVAVELPAFRKFKFALNPSPEPFENRLRARVNEMFEAGWPAEVEGLLKKGVREDCPAMRAIGYQCIVKYLRGAINREQAESEIFLATRQYAKRQRTWLRSEPRLIQLTPRDTLDCGASAVFHEAMQHLVTEE; encoded by the coding sequence GTGCAGGACCCCTGGCTCGCCGCCGTGATGGGGCCAACGGGCTCTGGCAAGACGGCGCTGGCAGAATCCCTTGCCGAGGCGACCGGCGCGCTCCTTGTCAACGCGGACGCGTTCCAGATCTACCGCGGGTTCGACATCGGGACGAACAAGCCCGAGGACCGGGCGCGGTACCACCTGATCGATATCCGCGACCCGGGCGAGGAGTTCGGGGTCGGCGAGTGGGTCTTGCTGGCGCAGGCGGTCCTGACGCGCGCGTTCCAAGACCAGCGCCCGATCGTGGTGGTCGGAGGGACGGGGTTCTACATCCGCGCGCTCTTCGAGGAATATGTGGACCTGCGGCGGCCGCCAGACCCCGCCGTCCGCGCCGAACTGATGGCGCGCGAGCAGAAGGAAGGGCTCGCCGCCCTCGTCGAGGACCTACTCCATCGGGACCCTGAAACTTCCGTCGACCTCAGAAATCCTGTGCGCGTGCGCAGAGCGCTCGAGCGCCTCTCAACTCCGAAAGATATCGTGGCGGTCGAACTACCCGCTTTCCGCAAGTTCAAATTTGCACTAAATCCGTCACCTGAACCGTTTGAAAACCGTCTACGCGCGCGCGTCAACGAAATGTTCGAAGCGGGATGGCCCGCCGAGGTCGAAGGTTTATTGAAAAAGGGGGTCCGAGAAGATTGCCCCGCTATGCGTGCCATCGGGTATCAATGTATCGTTAAATACCTGAGGGGTGCGATCAACCGGGAGCAGGCGGAGTCGGAAATCTTTCTCGCGACGCGTCAGTACGCAAAACGACAAAGGACATGGCTCCGGTCTGAGCCGCGGTTAATACAATTGACCCCGCGCGACACACTGGATTGCGGTGCGAGCGCGGTTTTTCATGAGGCGATGCAGCACCTCGTCACGGAGGAATGA
- the hfq gene encoding RNA chaperone Hfq — protein sequence MAKAINLQDMFLNQVRKEGIGVTIYLMGGVQLRGQVRGFDAFTVLLDTPGKPTQLVYKHAITSVVPARQIGGSGGGGHRPEHSEAPPEEE from the coding sequence ATGGCAAAGGCAATTAACCTCCAAGACATGTTCTTGAACCAGGTCCGAAAGGAAGGGATCGGAGTCACTATCTACTTGATGGGCGGAGTCCAGTTGCGCGGTCAGGTGCGCGGCTTCGACGCCTTTACAGTCCTTCTCGACACCCCTGGAAAGCCGACCCAACTTGTCTACAAGCATGCGATCACGAGCGTCGTCCCCGCCCGCCAAATCGGTGGCAGCGGCGGTGGTGGCCACCGACCCGAACACTCCGAGGCACCGCCCGAAGAAGAATAA